Proteins encoded within one genomic window of Ranitomeya variabilis isolate aRanVar5 chromosome 4, aRanVar5.hap1, whole genome shotgun sequence:
- the LOC143767595 gene encoding uncharacterized protein LOC143767595 isoform X1 translates to MDMDRDKMAERILHLTLEILFRLTGEDYTVVKKTSSERCQDPVSEEWGRPLSPITAPPQHPLIHEDINDQKILELTYKMIELLTGEVPIRCQDVAVYFTMEEWEYLEAQTDLYKDVMIEVPQPLTSPVLSTKTTTPERCPHPLPHDCKQEDPNVPQDHQCEDLTHINTTETYVTGDERCKEEIPTYDYPADDFPRRSEGMLTSSIFKSDDLETTQDTIEVNSITPDIPTSLHSKDLSSDPLKQLLSSSPLPTTKEKQSHNIRIAKLIDFKGKKPFSYSEYGNSFLENTFLKHEKLHTVDNRFSCSECGKYFNQKSDLVKHQRTHTGEKPYSCSECGKCFNQKSDLVVHHRTHTGEKPFCCSECGKCFNRKSDLVKHHRIHTGEKPYCCSECGKCFNRKSDLVEHHRTHTGEKPFCCSECGKCFNRKWNLVIHQRNHTGEKPISCSECGKCFNQKLLLDIHLITHTGEKPFSCSECGKCFNQKVLLDSHQRTHTGEKPFSCSECGKCFNLKVRLDSHQRTHTGEKPFSCLECGKCFNHKSNFVKHQRTHTGEKPFSCSECGKCFNQKSSFVKHQRTHTGEKPFSCSECGKCFNHQSNLVKHHRTHTGEKPFSCSECGKCFNNQSNFVRHQRIHMGEKPFSCSECGKCFVKKSSLLSHQITHTGEKSFSCS, encoded by the exons atggatatggacagagacaagatggcggagaggatattacacctcaccctagagatcctctttcggcttactggagag gattacacagtagtgaagaagacctctagtgagcgctgtcaggaccctgtgtctgaggaatggggaagacccctgagcccaatcacggcgcCTCCAcagcaccccctgatacatgaggacatcaatgaccagaagatcctagaactcacctacaagatgattgagctgctgactggagag gttcctataaggtgtcaggatgtcgccgtctatttcaccatggaggagtgggagtatttagaagcacAGACAGATCTGTATAAGGACGTCATGATTGAGGTTCCCCAGccactcacatcaccag TTTTATCCACTAagacgacaacaccagagagatgtccccatcctcttccacatgactgtaaacaagaagatcccaatgtacctcaggatcatcag tgtgaagatctgacccatattaatactacagagacatatgtgacgggtgatgagcggtgtaaagaggagattcctacatatgactacccag CAGATGACTTCCCCAGAAGATCAGAGGGaatgctgacatcttcaatttttaaatcagatgatcttgagaccacacaggatacaattgaagtgaattccattactccagatataccaacatcccttcacagcaaagatttgtcctctgatcctttgaaacagctTCTGTCTTCTAGCCCATTACCAACTACTAAGGAAAAGCAAAGTCACAATATAAGAATTGCAAAACTAATTGATTTTAAaggaaagaagccattttcatattcagaatatggaaatagttttctcGAAAATACTTTTCTTAAACATGAAAAACTTCACACAGTAGATAATAgattttcgtgttcagaatgtgggaaatattttaaccagaaatcagatttagttaagcaccagagaactcacacaggggagaagccttattcatgttcagaatgtgggaaatgttttaaccagaaatcagatttggttgtgcaccatagaactcacacaggggaaaagcctttttgctgttcggaatgtggtaaatgttttaacagaaaatcagatttggttaagcaccacagaatccacacaggggagaaaccttattgctgttcagaatgtgggaaatgttttaatcgcaaATCAGATTTGGTtgagcaccatagaactcacacaggggagaagcctttttgctgttcagaatgtgggaaatgctttaaccggaaatggaatcttgttatacaccaaagaaatcacacaggggagaagcctatttcatgttcagaatgtgggaaatgttttaaccagaaattgcTTCTTGATATCCACCTgataacccacacaggagagaagcctttttcatgctcagaatgtgggaaatgttttaaccagaaagtgcttcttgatagccaccagagaactcacacaggggagaagcctttttcatgttcagaatgtgggaaatgttttaacctgaaagtCCGTCTTGATAgccatcagagaacccacacaggggagaaacctttttcatgcttagaatgtgggaaatgttttaaccataaatcaaattttgttaagcaccagagaactcacacaggagagaagcctttttcatgttcggaatgtgggaaatgttttaaccagaaatcaagttttgttaagcaccagagaactcacacaggggagaagcctttttcctgttcagaatgtgggaaatgttttaaccatcaatcaaatttggttaagcaccacagaactcacacaggggagaagcccttttcctgttcagaatgtgggaaatgttttaacaaccaGTCAAattttgttagacaccagagaattcacatgggggagaagccattttcctgttcagaatgtggaaaatgttttgtgaagaaatcatctcttcttagtcATCAAATAACTCACACGGGAGAGAAGTctttttcatgttcttaa
- the LOC143767595 gene encoding uncharacterized protein LOC143767595 isoform X2 — translation MDMDRDKMAERILHLTLEILFRLTGEDYTVVKKTSSERCQDPVSEEWGRPLSPITAPPQHPLIHEDINDQKILELTYKMIELLTGEVPIRCQDVAVYFTMEEWEYLEAQTDLYKDVMIEVPQPLTSPVLSTKTTTPERCPHPLPHDCKQEDPNVPQDHQCEDLTHINTTETYVTGDERCKEEIPTYDYPDDFPRRSEGMLTSSIFKSDDLETTQDTIEVNSITPDIPTSLHSKDLSSDPLKQLLSSSPLPTTKEKQSHNIRIAKLIDFKGKKPFSYSEYGNSFLENTFLKHEKLHTVDNRFSCSECGKYFNQKSDLVKHQRTHTGEKPYSCSECGKCFNQKSDLVVHHRTHTGEKPFCCSECGKCFNRKSDLVKHHRIHTGEKPYCCSECGKCFNRKSDLVEHHRTHTGEKPFCCSECGKCFNRKWNLVIHQRNHTGEKPISCSECGKCFNQKLLLDIHLITHTGEKPFSCSECGKCFNQKVLLDSHQRTHTGEKPFSCSECGKCFNLKVRLDSHQRTHTGEKPFSCLECGKCFNHKSNFVKHQRTHTGEKPFSCSECGKCFNQKSSFVKHQRTHTGEKPFSCSECGKCFNHQSNLVKHHRTHTGEKPFSCSECGKCFNNQSNFVRHQRIHMGEKPFSCSECGKCFVKKSSLLSHQITHTGEKSFSCS, via the exons atggatatggacagagacaagatggcggagaggatattacacctcaccctagagatcctctttcggcttactggagag gattacacagtagtgaagaagacctctagtgagcgctgtcaggaccctgtgtctgaggaatggggaagacccctgagcccaatcacggcgcCTCCAcagcaccccctgatacatgaggacatcaatgaccagaagatcctagaactcacctacaagatgattgagctgctgactggagag gttcctataaggtgtcaggatgtcgccgtctatttcaccatggaggagtgggagtatttagaagcacAGACAGATCTGTATAAGGACGTCATGATTGAGGTTCCCCAGccactcacatcaccag TTTTATCCACTAagacgacaacaccagagagatgtccccatcctcttccacatgactgtaaacaagaagatcccaatgtacctcaggatcatcag tgtgaagatctgacccatattaatactacagagacatatgtgacgggtgatgagcggtgtaaagaggagattcctacatatgactacccag ATGACTTCCCCAGAAGATCAGAGGGaatgctgacatcttcaatttttaaatcagatgatcttgagaccacacaggatacaattgaagtgaattccattactccagatataccaacatcccttcacagcaaagatttgtcctctgatcctttgaaacagctTCTGTCTTCTAGCCCATTACCAACTACTAAGGAAAAGCAAAGTCACAATATAAGAATTGCAAAACTAATTGATTTTAAaggaaagaagccattttcatattcagaatatggaaatagttttctcGAAAATACTTTTCTTAAACATGAAAAACTTCACACAGTAGATAATAgattttcgtgttcagaatgtgggaaatattttaaccagaaatcagatttagttaagcaccagagaactcacacaggggagaagccttattcatgttcagaatgtgggaaatgttttaaccagaaatcagatttggttgtgcaccatagaactcacacaggggaaaagcctttttgctgttcggaatgtggtaaatgttttaacagaaaatcagatttggttaagcaccacagaatccacacaggggagaaaccttattgctgttcagaatgtgggaaatgttttaatcgcaaATCAGATTTGGTtgagcaccatagaactcacacaggggagaagcctttttgctgttcagaatgtgggaaatgctttaaccggaaatggaatcttgttatacaccaaagaaatcacacaggggagaagcctatttcatgttcagaatgtgggaaatgttttaaccagaaattgcTTCTTGATATCCACCTgataacccacacaggagagaagcctttttcatgctcagaatgtgggaaatgttttaaccagaaagtgcttcttgatagccaccagagaactcacacaggggagaagcctttttcatgttcagaatgtgggaaatgttttaacctgaaagtCCGTCTTGATAgccatcagagaacccacacaggggagaaacctttttcatgcttagaatgtgggaaatgttttaaccataaatcaaattttgttaagcaccagagaactcacacaggagagaagcctttttcatgttcggaatgtgggaaatgttttaaccagaaatcaagttttgttaagcaccagagaactcacacaggggagaagcctttttcctgttcagaatgtgggaaatgttttaaccatcaatcaaatttggttaagcaccacagaactcacacaggggagaagcccttttcctgttcagaatgtgggaaatgttttaacaaccaGTCAAattttgttagacaccagagaattcacatgggggagaagccattttcctgttcagaatgtggaaaatgttttgtgaagaaatcatctcttcttagtcATCAAATAACTCACACGGGAGAGAAGTctttttcatgttcttaa